One window of Nymphaea colorata isolate Beijing-Zhang1983 chromosome 11, ASM883128v2, whole genome shotgun sequence genomic DNA carries:
- the LOC116264455 gene encoding cysteine-rich repeat secretory protein 38-like, which produces MVYPIMAPSLLKVGLHILLPFILFSFHVDHAMRTNYYINSRCSATANYTDRSAFEVNMSSIFSTLTNDALPTGFSNATVGEGSDTVYGLVQCRGDVDEQDCKVCIYNSTVQVVKYCPNTMDAIIWYANCQLRYSNTNFFGRLNMADSGDWYWINDKVTDIKGFNEKLGQLLKNLTSLATTTTTEPASK; this is translated from the coding sequence ATGGTTTACCCTATAATGGCGCCAAGCTTGTTGAAGGTTGGATTGCACATTCTCCTCCCCTTCATCCTCTTTTCCTTCCATGTCGACCATGCAATGAGGACCAACTACTATATTAACAGCCGCTGCAGCGCCACTGCGAATTACACCGATAGAAGCGCGTTTGAAGTAAATATGAGCAGCATCTTCTCCACGTTGACAAACGATGCTCTTCCTACTGGTTTTTCCAATGCCACAGTGGGCGAAGGATCAGATACAGTCTATGGCCTGGTTCAGTGCAGGGGCGATGTCGATGAGCAGGACTGCAAAGTGTGCATCTACAATTCCACCGTACAAGTCGTTAAATACTGCCCCAACACAATGGATGCCATCATATGGTATGCAAACTGCCAGCTGCGCTACTCCAACACCAATTTCTTTGGTCGGCTAAACATGGCTGATTCTGGCGACTGGTATTGGATCAATGATAAAGTGACGGACATTAAAGGGTTCAATGAGAAGTTGGGCCAACTGCTGAAGAATCTAACTTCTctagcaacaacaacaacaacagagCCAGCTTCAAAGTAA